Below is a genomic region from Raphanus sativus cultivar WK10039 chromosome 4, ASM80110v3, whole genome shotgun sequence.
atagttcaataatattaatattctaGTGAATGACTATAGAAGAGTCAAGAATGCAAATTCTCCAAACACGCGGATTCACTTGGTGAATAGAAATTTTCATTGAGCCTTAAGAAACCAGTTCGGTCAACATTGTACAGCTAACAATGATCAACttgatttaaagaaaaagactataccatataaataaataaatatatatattttccatttaaGTTAAGAACACtgactattttatatttatattgatccTTCATCCTTTTATATGGATCCATTATAGGGAGAGTTTTCCtgtgaaactattttttttccttcctaGCTAATTCATCATTGTTTCCACACATGGCCCCTATATATGAATATGTGGATCTCTTTTGGCATGACCATCCTTTATGTTACAAAGTTGGTTTAATTTCTGATGGATGCGAGGAGTGTCATAAGTCTACTGGAAACCTTGTTGCTTGGAGCCAGTTATATGAATGCTCTGTATGCAAAATGAAATGGCACCCCTCTTGTGTTCCAACCTCGCCGGAGAGTATTAACCACCCTTGCCACTCTAGCCACCCCCTCGAGCTCAGCCTCCAAGGGCCACCTATCTACGGTAACAAGAAATGTAGCCTCTGTCAACAGAAACTCTCCAACTTTATCTACCACTGTAAGCTATGCGATTTCAGCGTCGACATCAAATGCGCAAATAACCCGCCACCAGTCACAGTGGATCATCCAAAGTGTCATGACCATGGACTCACCCTCATGGGGAGGGACGTCTCCTTCACATGTAACGGTTGTGGTACTCATGGTGAGAGAAACCCTTATGTATGTCTTCCGTGCTCTCTCATGTTTCATTATGATTGTATTGATCTACCTCATGTCATAAACATCAACCGTCATGATCATCGCATATCTCATGCATACCCTCTAAGTCCAAAGGATAGAGTATGTGAAGTATGTCGTCGAGATATTACCTGGAGGTACGGAGCTTATTCATGCAACAAATGTGAAGATTTTTCTGTTCACTCCTTGTGCGCAACAAGAAGAGACGTGTGGGATGGGAAAGAACTCGAAGGAGTGCCTGAGGAAGACGAAGATATTATGCCATTCAAAGTGATCCAAGAAGGGGTGATTAATCATTTCTCCCATGAAGAACACAATTTATTACTTATTGATGGTGGTGAAGGCATACATTGCGAAGGTTGTGCACGTCCAGTTTCTTCTGAGAAGCATTACAAATGTAGAGAATGTGATTTCTTACTTCACCAAAAATGTGCTAACCTTCCTCTTAGGAAACGGCATGGGCTTTCAACACGTATGCTTACTCTTCACCCAGGTAAGGAGAACCGCGGTGAGTTACATAAGTGTGGTGCTTGTGCTCGAGTAGTAAGTGGGTTTAGGTACGAGGACGGTGAGAAAATAGTATTAGATGTGCATTGTGCGTCTGTCTCTTGGTTTAAAAACCCTAACCTTCATCCACATGCATTATTTCTTACCACATTAGACCGTGGCGCTTGTGCGGCTTGCGACATGACTAACGCATATGTTCTGAGTTGCGTTGATTGTGAGTATAAGTTGGATTTCAAATGCGCTACTCTACCAGTAGTGATAAACCACAGGTGTGATGACCATTCTTTAGTCTTGTCCCGTGGTGAGAAGGTGCTTGGTAAATATTGGTGTACGGTCTGTGAAGCTGAGACCAATCCTGAGAAATGGTTCTATACATGTTATGATTGTGGGGTCGTGTGCCATGTTGATTGTGTGATTGGAGACTCGTTGAACATAAAGCCAGGATTACTAATCATGGAAGATGGAATGAAGATAGAAGCGGTTCTCAACAGTTCCAATTCTAGGCCATTGTGCTCTACTTGTGGCTCTCGTTGTCGGTTCCCTATGGTTTATAGGCTTTCTAGCAGCAGTTTTGAGAATCTCCATTGCTCATTAGAATGTGTCCTAGACTATTGTACACAGCTACAATTTTCTTAGGATGTGTGAGCTTGAGGATGTAATCTAGCACGTTTGCTAAGTCTCGTTGGGTTGTGTGTTCATGTTGATTTTTCTAGGTTTATGTGTTGTGTCAAATTATGTTCCAACAATAAGCTTTCAAcgatatatttgtttttattattattataaactCCGCTAGCactttgataaaaatcatgaatgtTGATTCACtcaaaaattataagaaattaacactttataaaactaaacataCATAATATCAGAATCAAGGGTCAGAACCATATAGATATGTTTGACCAGTTATAACATGTTTAAGGATCAAGATTCAACAGCTCTACATTCATTAAAAGTAGCTTGAAACATtccaattttaaaaacaataaagaaaatgtaaaatattctATTGTTGTTGCCACCTTTAGTTCATTAGCCACACGTTGCTCTTCTGTCTATCTCCATGGCTTTTTCACGCCAAGAAAATCATTTCTTCCACGTCTATCTCTGCCCAAATCAGAAGAATAAATATTTgcttaaaaacaatattataattgGCCAAAAATGGGATGTTAGTTCTATTCTTGATCAAATGCCTCTCTGTCGCTTCTTTTTTacgctttctttcttttcttagctgttgttgtttgtttctcttctcTATTCCCTTTTATCTTTTGTGTTTTGTTCCTTGATCACAGCTCGTCTCCCTTGGTCCCTGCCTCTCATTTTGATTCGTCCTCTCTGGTTTATTGCTCGTTGATCCTTTGTTTCTCTTTGCATTTTTGCGTCATGGATCGTGATTTTCATCGTCGTGGTGGTCCAGTGGTAAACATCTTTCATCATTAGAATGCATCTACATTTTGTTTTCGAATTGTATGATCATGTAATAGTTTTAACTCTAAGGTCATTCTTGATCAATGCGCATTGTATTCATCTTTTTACAACATAATTAAACCTAGGTTGTCTCTTCATTGTTGGTGATATAGAGACAAATGTTGTTGATTTGATGGCAGAGTCCTCTGTTTTCCCTTATCAATCTAGAGCAGGTCATTGAGTGGTGATGTTGATGTCATTTGCAGGCAAAGGATCGTTCACCGAGCAGCCGTTTTGTTCGGTTGGATAAACCTAGATCTGTAGACGATCTTGATATAGGCAAGAAAGGGAAGATGCGCAGGTGGTTGTGCTGTTCTTGTCATGTCCAAGAAGCTAACCACCCTAGAGCTGATCATAACCGATCCAGAACACCTCCTACTCGCCACTACGACTATGGTATCGATCTTTATTCAACTACTGATGAAACTTATTAGATTCATGATACATTCTCTTAGAGCTACTGGTCTGTATTTTAGGTTTGATTCTTTGCTTGTTATACAAGTTAAGTAACTTTTGTTATAGTTATTTCTTTCCATCTTGTATTAATAGACCTCGCTTGTTTATGAAACCTATTAGATTCATAACCCTCTTTTCTTTAAATTCTCTGAGAGCTTTACGTCCctgtttttggtttgattctttGCTTGTTCCACAAGTTAGTTAATGTTATTGCTTGTGTAGGACGTAACGATAAGAAACCACCACCCCCTATGAAGCCTGCCGTGTTGAAGGAGGCTCCTCCTATTGATGTCCCTGCAATGTCATTGGCCGAGCTCAAAGAAAAGACAGAGAACTTTGGATCAAAGGCTTTGATTGGGGAAGGATCTTATGGAAGAGTGTACTATGCAAACTTGGGTGATGGGAAGGCCATGGCTGTGAAAAAGCTTGATAATGCATCTGAACCTGAGACCAATGTTGAGTTCTTGACTCAAGTCTCCAAGGTTTCAAGGCTGAATAATGACAACTTTGTTAAGCTTCTTGGTTACTGTGTTGAAGGCAATCTCCGTGTCCTTGCCTATGAGTTTGCAACAATGGGATCATTGCATGATATCTTACACGGTATGAAAGTTTTCATGTTCAAACATCGATTTATAACTTAGGATATAAGATTGATAGATTTGATGTTAAACAGGAAGAAAGGGAGTCCAAGGAGCACAACCTGGTCCAACACTTGAGTGGATGCAACGAGTCAGAGTTGCAGTTGATGCAGCTAAAGGATTAGAATACTTACATGAGAAAGTTCAACCTGCTGTTATACACAGAGATATTCGTTCTAGCAACGTGCTTCTCTTTGAAGATTTCAAAGCCAAGATAGCTGATtacaatctgtcaaaccaagcTCCTGATATGGCTGCTCGTCTTCATTCCACTAGAGTTTTGGGGACATTTGGTTATCACGCACCGGAGTAAGATAAAGCTCAGAACGTTCTTGATTCTTCGCAAGTTAAAGATTGTAACTATGTATGTTTTGGTGGTTTGCAGATATGCAATGACAGGACAGTTGACACAGAAGAGTGATGTTTACAGTTTTGGAGTTGTGCTTTTGGAGCTTCTAACCGGGAGAAAACCGGTTGATCATACTATGCCTCGTGGTCAACAAAGTCTTGTTACTTGGGTAAGTaacttaatatgatatattacTTTCTTGAATTAACAAAGGCTCTTCTTGGCTGTGTTTTCTTTAGGCTACTCCAAGGTTGAGTGAAGACAAAGTGAAGCAATGTGTTGATCCAAAACTCAAAGGAGAGTACCCTCCTAAAGCAGTTGCAAAGGTAAAAACACTATGAACcttcatattcatttttataaataaactcAGTGAACATTACTTGAAGCAAAAACTTGTGTGTTTGATGGTACACCACAGCTTGCAGCGGTTGCTGCCTTGTGTGTGCAATACGAATCAGAGTTTAGGCCAAACATGAGCATTGTAGTAAAAGCTCTTCAACCACTCTTGAGGTCTTCAGGAACAGCTGCTCCTCCTCACAACCATCAAAactgattctcttctttgtGGTTCTTGCATATTGGATTCATTCATGGCTTCaaggtttcttttgtttctcctTTTTTTCTGTTTACAAGTGGTTATGTAAATGGGTTTTTAAGGAAGAGATGTGAGTAGAGTAACACGGATGTGTTGTGTTAAACGTTTTTGATGGATAACCATCTAAACATTGTTTGTTGTTTTACTATTATAAGCTCTGATTCTTGGAAGATAATCCGAATGTACACACTTATAACAAATCTATTTTGATTCGTTACTTTATACATAATGTGTCATGTTCAAGTTGTTGAAGAGAAAAAGCTACGAGATAATGTATatacatatcaattggttttgAGCTGATGGGTTTTTTGTAGCGTTTTGGATGGGTAATCTTCTAAAATTTGTTTGTTCGTTTACCATATAAGCTCGTTCATTGAAGATAATTCGAATGTACatactttaacaaaaaaaaatttgattaatgACTTTATACAATATCATCAATACATACAGTTCTCCTAGATTTTATTCTTCAACCAGTAGTTTTGTGGACAGAGAATGGACTTAGTCAGACTAAACTCTTTAAATCAAGCAAGCCAAAAGAATTTTGCAAAACAAAATCATGCAATAAGAGCATGGGAGACTCAAAAGTCTCTAATCTTAGACTGAAAAGAATATGGAATTGGAGAGAAGATGTTTTTTACTCTTACGGTGAGAGAGTCCTCTGGCGGATCCAAAAGTAAATCTTTTCGGAGTcagtttatatacaaatatcgGTACAAAACAATAcgcaataagaaaaaaaaacataacaatattTGTGCATAGATTctaaatctatattttcttataatatatgattttaatacatttttaagaaaaagttTGATTGGCCGAAAAACTACAAAAGAATCACTGATACTGAATAAGATATGGTtctatttattatcatttactTTTCATAtgcattaatatttttatcttctaGTTATAAtgtattgttaaaaaaaaaatccgttgtAGCTCTATGTCTTGATGATCGTCATAACTCTATTGCTTATAAtaaaactttcaagaaccattTTAGTCGGTGTTAAGAGAAAGTgagaaacatattaaaaatgtacTATTATCCAGATTATTTACCGAGAATATccataaaaacattaaatacaaAGCGTTAATATAGTAAATACATGcattaatacaaaaaataattaatatcttaaaaatagaAGTAGAAAtagaaattgatttttttaattatttgttttcgtCGAAAGTAAGAAAAAgcttttattttaagaaatgtGAAATCGAATATTGGAAGGGGGTCAAAGACATGAGTAGTAGGGGTCAATGACTCCGGTTGGTAATGAATTTCACTTTAGGCTTTGACTTTAGACTTTTAGTTGtatagatttttgttttaaatgctgtaatttttattttttaaaagtttaaaagcTTTATCAGTATCAAAAACTTAGAAGTGTGactgttataaatatatatttcacattatttaccaatatatattacctatttctttatatttactttttatttattggtaAAAATTTAgcagtaaatatattttatttagttattctaACCaacaactttatttttattattttaaat
It encodes:
- the LOC108851866 gene encoding uncharacterized protein LOC108851866, giving the protein MAPIYEYVDLFWHDHPLCYKVGLISDGCEECHKSTGNLVAWSQLYECSVCKMKWHPSCVPTSPESINHPCHSSHPLELSLQGPPIYGNKKCSLCQQKLSNFIYHCKLCDFSVDIKCANNPPPVTVDHPKCHDHGLTLMGRDVSFTCNGCGTHGERNPYVCLPCSLMFHYDCIDLPHVININRHDHRISHAYPLSPKDRVCEVCRRDITWRYGAYSCNKCEDFSVHSLCATRRDVWDGKELEGVPEEDEDIMPFKVIQEGVINHFSHEEHNLLLIDGGEGIHCEGCARPVSSEKHYKCRECDFLLHQKCANLPLRKRHGLSTRMLTLHPGKENRGELHKCGACARVVSGFRYEDGEKIVLDVHCASVSWFKNPNLHPHALFLTTLDRGACAACDMTNAYVLSCVDCEYKLDFKCATLPVVINHRCDDHSLVLSRGEKVLGKYWCTVCEAETNPEKWFYTCYDCGVVCHVDCVIGDSLNIKPGLLIMEDGMKIEAVLNSSNSRPLCSTCGSRCRFPMVYRLSSSSFENLHCSLECVLDYCTQLQFS
- the LOC108849015 gene encoding PTI1-like tyrosine-protein kinase 3, with translation MDRDFHRRGGPVAKDRSPSSRFVRLDKPRSVDDLDIGKKGKMRRWLCCSCHVQEANHPRADHNRSRTPPTRHYDYGRNDKKPPPPMKPAVLKEAPPIDVPAMSLAELKEKTENFGSKALIGEGSYGRVYYANLGDGKAMAVKKLDNASEPETNVEFLTQVSKVSRLNNDNFVKLLGYCVEGNLRVLAYEFATMGSLHDILHGRKGVQGAQPGPTLEWMQRVRVAVDAAKGLEYLHEKVQPAVIHRDIRSSNVLLFEDFKAKIADYNLSNQAPDMAARLHSTRVLGTFGYHAPEYAMTGQLTQKSDVYSFGVVLLELLTGRKPVDHTMPRGQQSLVTWATPRLSEDKVKQCVDPKLKGEYPPKAVAKLAAVAALCVQYESEFRPNMSIVVKALQPLLRSSGTAAPPHNHQN